Proteins from a single region of Budorcas taxicolor isolate Tak-1 chromosome 11, Takin1.1, whole genome shotgun sequence:
- the LOC128056823 gene encoding coiled-coil-helix-coiled-coil-helix domain-containing protein 2-like yields the protein MACSASCVPQMRAAPRSVPIAQPPAAAPPSAAGSPAAVPQQPGLMAWMAVGSAMGHILHHVITGYFSGGSSAEPSSPDITYQEPQGTQLPQLQQNGPCFYEVRQFSECAQSQGDLKFFDGFSEVLK from the coding sequence ATGGCCTGTTCTGCCAGCTGCGTGCCTCAGATGAGAGCAGCACCGAGGTCAGTGCCCATAGCTCAGCCACCAGCAGCGGCTCCCCCGTCTGCCGCTGGTTCCCCTGCGGCTGTTCCCCAGCAGCCAGGTCTGATGGCCTGGATGGCTGTGGGTTCTGCCATGGGCCACATTCTTCATCACGTCATCACTGGGTACTTCAGTGGGGGAAGCAGTGCTGAGCCCTCAAGCCCTGACATCACTTACCAGGAACCTCAGGGAACCCAGCTGCCACAGCTGCAGCAGAATGGCCCTTGCTTCTATGAGGTGAGACAGTTTTCAGAGTGTGCCCAGAGCCAGGGTGACCTTAAATTTTTTGACGGTTTCAGTGAGGTACTGAAATAG